One genomic segment of Candidatus Rokuibacteriota bacterium includes these proteins:
- a CDS encoding nuclear transport factor 2 family protein — protein sequence MATKKSPKRKVRKRTPVTAKFLDAFADAWNRHDVDELMRFMIEDCVFEASAGSAVCGIRYEGREQVRKGFGEVFATFPDAHWGGARHFISGNRGVSEWTFTGTRADGTRVEVTGCDLFTFHDGKIAVKNSYRKNRTA from the coding sequence ATGGCCACGAAGAAGTCACCGAAGCGAAAGGTAAGGAAGCGGACCCCGGTCACCGCGAAATTCCTCGACGCGTTCGCGGATGCGTGGAACCGGCACGATGTCGACGAGCTCATGCGCTTTATGATCGAGGACTGCGTGTTCGAGGCAAGTGCCGGATCGGCCGTCTGCGGGATACGCTATGAGGGGCGGGAACAGGTACGGAAGGGATTCGGCGAGGTCTTTGCGACGTTTCCGGACGCCCACTGGGGAGGGGCCCGACACTTCATCAGCGGCAACCGGGGTGTGTCGGAGTGGACCTTCACGGGGACGCGTGCGGATGGTACACGGGTCGAGGTCACAGGGTGCGATCTCTTTACCTTCCACGATGGAAAGATTGCGGTGAAGAACTCGTATCGGAAGAATCGGACGGCGTGA